The nucleotide window ATTATTCCTTACTAGAACAAGAGTTTATACCCCCAATTGCAGTTGGTAAGTCAAGAATTTTATAGTGCTGTGTAGAGATGCAGAGAGGGTGAGGTATTGACTTTGGTCCTTAGGATTGACAATTTAGTCAGATTTGCACATTTAAAAGCAGCTCATGACACACATAAGATTTGAAATGCCACAAGCCTTGGGTGTAAAACTTGAGTCTACACTGATAGAGCTGTGGCTTATAAGCAACAAAAGGCCATTACAGAAAGAAGGTTCAAGGTTCCATGTGGAAGATGACCTGGAAGTCTATGTGATTTTGAGAGCTTGGCATTAGTAGGTATGTGTCATGAATTTCTTCATTCATTGATTTACTGTCTGTACAGATACTTAGCAAATAGCTGTTTTGGAGTAATTCTTGACTCTTCCCCAAGGCATGTTCCATGGCACTCAGTCTCTGACATCCGATAGATGGTGTTCTACTCATCCCCAGAGGCAGCCAGTGTACACAGAAGCCAGATGTGTCTATACTGAACCCTCCAGTGATTCCCTGTCCTGATTAGTTTTtactcaacttgacacaagcttgagtcatctgggaagagaagacctctattgagaaaatgtctccaccagattggcctacAGGTGActttgtgggggcattttcttcaccAGTGACTGATGGGAATGAGTCACATCTGGATTAAGAAGTTGTAAGTGCGCTGAAGAAAATCCAAAGTAGTCTCTAGTCAGGAGCCTGAGTGTGAAATGCAATCAACACACACTGTGTCAAGGGATTACAAACATAGGTTTAGTGACTAGCATTCAGAGGCACACAGGACAGTCCAGAGTGTCATGCTGGGGAGTTTGTAGTCTTTACAGAAAGACAGATAACAAACACGCGTGAGCTTTCCTTACTGGATCGGGACAGATGGCAAATATACATGGCATTTCCCCACTGGAGGGTAGAGCAAGTTTAGGGAAGATCTTTTCAGCTGCAGTATCGGTAGCATACTTTTCATCATTCCCATAGCTGGGATGAAGGACAGGCCAGAGTGGACATGCTCTTTCCCGTCCTTGGGAGAATCAGCAACTGCATAGCACGAGCTGACCTCGATCATGGAAGGCTGTGTAGGTCCTGATGATGTTTTCAGAATTTAATTCAAACAAAGCCAGTAGAGGGCACAATGCAATGAAACATTTGCAAAGTTCACTCTGGGGCTAGGTTCtagctcagcagtagagaacATGGTTAGAATGAATTAATTATGtcctgggttccatgcccagaatcaaaaccaaaaccccaaacaaaacaaaacaaagcaagaaaaaaaaatgaaaaagaaaagttcacTATCGGTGCCTGAGGAGATTCAAACAGGGGAAAAGAAGAatcaaggaaagaactgattgTCTCGGCACTGACACTGGCATGCTGAAAGCTAAGGAATTTGgggaaactgaagaaaaaaatctctattaCTATCCTTCCATTTCATTTCCTCCCTGAAGTAGGAGATAAGATTTCCCTGGGAGAGGAACCCCTCCCCATATCCCAAGAGAGAAAAAATGATCGCCCTCCCATTtcaagacacacagacacagaagaatcCACAAAACAGGCTTTCCAAAGCTGGGGAATCTTGATTGTCAAAGTGATTGGTGGGGCATCATCAATAAAGTACACCTGGGTGAGACTGAGCAGAACAGGAAGACCTGCCATGAAGTATGCACAGCACCATCCCATAGGCTGGCAGCCTGGATGGActagaggggggaggaggagaaaggcagtTAGTGCAaatagcgcacacacacacacacacacacacagagaagtcaGAACTTCACAACAGTACAGCAGATAGATGTGACAAGcaggttcaaacccagggccccatTCTTCACAAGAAACATAGGCAAGGCTGGGTCATCTTGGCTCCTGGATGCCCATACCACCTTTCACCTTCATCAGGAACAATTTGTGCACACACTGATTCCTAAGATACTGTCTGAATAAAGTATAATGTTACTTTAACAAAGAGTATGCTGGGCATGCTGTCATATGCTTGTGATTCCAGTACAAAGTAACTTAGGAATGGGAAGTGCAAGCTTGttgccagtctgggctacatagtgagattctgtttcaaaaaattaGTTAACTAGTAGCTGAAAAAACAATCATTGATCTGATCATTGATGTAATGAAATTAAACACAGGTTTAAAAAGTGACCTTCATTGCTGAAAGATTGTGGGCTATTGCTTCAGGGTGGCATCCCGAGGTTccagatattattatattatatttgattttattcacAACTCCACTTTTATCTCTCTGGCTACCTAAGTCAGAACTCTAATCTTCCTGCTCCTTTCTGACTTGGACCTGGCCATGAAGAAATTCTCTGACTTACTCTCATCTGGTAACAGGTCATAAGGCCCTCTTCATTCTGTGGACTTCTGCTCCAAACCCTGGAGGGAACGACTGCTTCACAGAGAGGCCCAGAGACATGCTGGACTGGACCCTGGCTTTCCCCACTCAGTCTATCAGCCTTAGGCCAGACTTTTTCCCCACCACATTTACATATAGATAGCTATGCTTCAGTCATACCTACCAATAAAGTCTGCACAGCAACCCAAAAGGTTAGGATTTGGAATTTCCAGACTGTTGAGCATGgcggggtagggtggggggtgggcagacGGGGGCAGCTTCAGGAGGGTAGCATATCAGAGAGGGCATGACTTTTTGCCATCTTCATCTATGTCCTTTGCAATATGTCATAACAAACAGCAAACAGGAACATTTCCCTAAGTCCTAAGCCACTCTACTCGGTTCTTGGTCTAGAGATGACTGACCAGAAACACCAGAGAAATAACCTTGGACTGTGACTGGTATCAGAAGAGGCAAGTGGCCTTGAGGACTGTGCCTACAACAGTGGGGTCTGGTTTTGTTATTTGAGTGTCAGAACCTGATGGGGATAAAGGACACTCAGCTGGTGTTTGAAGCAGAACTGTCTGCGTACTTGTTCCTGAGGAGACATCCTTACACCTTCTGTGTTGATGGTGATGCCACGGTGGATGGAAACAGAACTTTTGCTCTGCTTTGTGAACATGGGAAAGTGACACGAAGTTTCTGGTCCTCAGTTTCTGATAATAGGGAAGTCATATGGTCATTGCAATCATCACCTCATCATGATGCTCTTAGAATTAAATAAGGTGAGTCTGTGAAAATGCTTTGTCAGCTCTAAACTGTGATATGCgcatttgttttcagttttaatgtGGACGATGTAGactgaatgaaaaattaaaatgaatttatttaccAGACAGAAAACGAGAACCATGAGAGGTATGACTGCAAAGAATTGGTGTGTTGGGGTGTTTTAGGAAAGCTAATCTGGCACTGGagaaatggaaaaggagaaagaatggagaagaggaagtcagCACACTGGTCCAGGAAAGATCAGCCTGGATCCTGAGATCAAGGGGATGAtcagaaagagaggggaaaaaggaaaatattcagtGTTGTTTCTTTCATATACAGCTCACTGTTCATAGGAAGAATTGAAATTTGATATGAATCTGGGTTTGTCTTTGAGGGAGAGAGGATACCCGATGCACAAGAAAAAGAGTCAGACACAGTGAGGTCAACTCAGAGATAGAACTAAGAGGAAGCAAGCTGTGATACTTTTGAACCTTCCCCAACCTAGTCTCCTTTGTAGGCTGAGTGTCCTAGATTTAGAGGGTTGATCgttaaagcaaagcaaaacaaacaaacaaacaatagttGGAGCCTGAATACTACCTGCTCTCCaaagtaaaaatatgtatttccttgTAGTTCAGAGAAATGTGATGCAAGACAGATGAGGAAAGCAGCTTCATGGGACAGTACAAAATGCCCAGAAGGTGGTATCCGTTAAAACACCAAATCAACCTCATGATGTTTTACCAAAGGAAATGTCAACCTGAGCATTGTGGGTGCAAGATGAATGGGAAGTGACACGTTTTCCTTTTATGCCTTGGAAACACAGAAGAGGTCCAGGATCATGGATCTAAAGATGAACTCACAAGCTGGGAGGTCCTGGGAGCCATTTGGTAACATGAACATATGTGGTTCCAGGGGAAAAAGAGGTTAGAAACAAGATGATTCTAGGGTGGGGTGTAAGGCCCCAGAGAGAGGAGCAAGGAACTGGGTTGACAGCAGAGGTAAAGGCATCGCTGGGTTCCTCTCCAGTCTCATTCTCCCTATTTTACTGACTTGACCTGATTTTACTTCCGGTAGTAATATACTCTGCAAAAAAGAACAAGTATCTCCCAGCTTTTGTTATATCTAGTGGACAGAGAGATCCCAGTAGACATTGCTTTACATGGAACTTTCATAAATATTTCCAAATGGGGTGTACATCCTTtagtcattttctttcctccttaattggaatgaggaaatactggCCAAATCCAGCCCCAAAGAGGAGATACCTAGTCCATTTGGATGACAGCAGCTGTAAAGAGCTCAGAAAgagggctgattttttttttttttttctgttgagtgATGGAGGATCACACCGTCTCAAAGAGCAAGGTTGCCATTCTAACCTAGCTGAAGCCATGCTTCCTGGTTCCTAGACTGTACCCTTTATACCCTCTGTCCTCCTTTTCACTGGAGTGGCCCTTTCAAAGTAGTTTTGCAGCATAGTGTCCATGATGTGAACAACTCACAGGATTTCTTAGCACTCTGAActgctgaagaaaactgactgagGGCCAAGGAGACTTGTAATGGGAGCGGCAGGGTGGTTCCAGTACCGGGTTCAGAAGAGGCGTCTAAACGCTGACTAAGCATGGAATCCTCCTAAGCCATCCTGACCGTACAGCCTGGTTGCATCTTTCAGCCATGAAgggagcatgcacacacaggacagATGTGTCCAGATTCTCGAAAATGCCTCCAGTTCTCTGGGTTTTGCATGTGAAATCCCCATTCTCTAGCTGGAGTTTCTTGTGGACTGAGCTTGGAGATAAGAAGCTTGCCCAGAACACTGGATTCTTCCTCATTAGGCCAGctgcctcttttcttccttctcccacttGCCAGAAGGGAGATGGAAAACCCATCTCTTGTTGCAATCTCTGCTTCCAACAAGAATCTGTGACCTTGGAAAGAGCACGGGTTTCAAATGCTTGTCTGAGCCAATAAGACTTTGAGCAGGCGCAGTACTGTTCTGTTCAGGCCCCTGGGTCTAACACGACAAGGATAGGAGACCAGAAAACCACACCTATTCTGCCAGAAGAATTGAtactggctgggtgtggtggtggtcgTGGGGGAGAGGGCACAGATATTAATTTCCAGATGCCTCCTCACTTTTTTGTTGTTCGCTCAGATGGGATGAGCAGTGACCAGCTCTGAAGGGCCACAAAGAGGCCAGCACCTCTGAACCCAGTCTCAGGGAGAGCAGATTTTGTGCGCATATGGGAGGAAGCAGGAGTTAGTCTTCCTGTGCCCAGGCAGGCAGAGGGGACAGACAGCTCTCTACCTTGGGCAAACTTCTCTCCACTCCAGGAGGGAACAAATTCCTCCTTTacctctgctccccaccccccaacccccgtGGCCCGTGGGAGTGGAGTGAACAGGTGCTCACACACCCGCTTGGAAGGGCCGTTCATCACCCGCGAGTCCCGCGCCAGCAGCTGCTCAGCGGGTTCCTGGCTTGCAGGCGGCTGCAGCGCGCACCCAAGGCCCGGGGCTTCCAGCAGAGGGATGGCAGGGACAGGGCGATATGGCTGTCTGGAGACTGGGGCGCGGCCTATAGCCTGCACCATTTTTGTCCTACAGGCCGCGAGGCTAGCAGGAGCAGGACAAGGTTAGCTCTGGGCAGCACCTGGGCGGGCTAGAGCTGCGGCCCAGCCTCCGTGTCCCCCTTGTGGCAGACCCATCACATGGAGATGTCAGCCCTTTTCCACCTCCACAGCCTGGTGGGTTGCAGGGCGTGTCCCCGGGACAGGGCTGCGGTGCCTGCTAGGTGGGCGCGGCCCCAGGCTTCAGGGCGCCCACTGTGGGCAGGACCCCGGCAGCACAGCCTGAGCCTGGGAGGCCACCTAGGCAGCGGGAGGTCACCTCCCAGCACTGCCCCACAAGCCGGGCTGGGCCTGCGCTGGCTCAGTAGGTGCCCGCGGAGTCCCGCGCTGCGGCACACGTGTCCCATTGCCCTCCCCAGTCCACGCAGATAACCAGTTCCCGCACTCTGGGAAGCAGACCTGCCCCAGACGGCATCTTGGAGGAGGTCACGACCACCTTATCTTTTATTCCAGGAGCAAGCAGCTAAGCCCCTTTTTTAAGAGGCTAGCTCTCCAGGCATATTAAACTAAGTTTTTTTTGCTTGCCTTTTGTTAGGAAACTTTTAATCACACAGAATTTAGGTTCTAATCGGCCAGGCGTTTAACTGGCCCAGAGAAAAAGCTTCCGTGTTTAACACTGGCTCTGGGGGGCTGCTGGAAAACTGCCACCGAATTTAGGCTGGAGTTGAAGGTTAGCAGGATTTACCATTGTTTCCCCAGGGTGTTTAACCCTCACCGGcgccttttctttcatttaagatACTTTCAAAGGAAAATTCTCGGGAACGCTTtggctatttgttttgttttgtttttaaaagaaatttgtttGAGCCTTTTAATccagaaatatttctaaaatggggaggagggggcatTGGGGACTGACGGCAGCCGTGTGTCAGGAAATAATAAGTATCATGCAAAAATATCACGGCGAATCGATATCCTTTATAAGTGGAAATATCtatgtttaattgcttttaaaCTGTAGGGTGGAAAATACAATTATACACCATAACAAACCTGTACAGAAAAATCctgaacaatacaaaacaaatgctaatattttttcttcatgaTTGAAATAATTGTCCCCAAATTATGATGCTGATAACCTCCCCCAAACACTGTGCTTCCTCCTCTGCAAATGCTTGAAGAGGAGAAGTTCTCACCAACCGAACACATTTAGTTCTGtccttaataaacagaaaattgcATAGCTTTTAATATTGTTGTACATCCTCAAATGCATCTTTTAATTTCATGGTTAGctcttgatattttaaaaactcaattttCAGAGATACATATATGAGTCCTAGTAATTATAAACACATTTTACTCATCTGATTTTTATAACATGCATTTTCATAATTACTGTACAACTGAAATAGACATTGAGTTATGCTGTGTGCATGTCTTTATTCAGCAATATATTCTTAGACACCTTGTTCAAACAAATTAAGTGAATTTAAAAGAAACtagaacaggaaaggaaaatccTGCCagtagagagagagaatcacaGTGCAATACAGacaaaggggaaggaaaagaagctcTCGTACGAAAAGAGATTTATTATGACATAGAAAATGTTCACAATCGTTGAAACACACTTCAGAAACTAGTAAACACCTTAGATAGAGTTGTGCCAATTACTCAGCCCGCAAGCATCTGCTTTGTCTTAATTAGAGTGGGAGGTGAATGACcactgtttattttcattttcctcattaattatgaaaaacTGCATTTAATTCATCTTGCATAGTGAGAGATTGGCTGCGCAGATGTAAGTCATAAGGGAAGTGGCTGTCGGTGGGCAACCTGAACATGGCACCCTGCCCAAGGGGACCCCTGGGTGGCACTGCACAGTAATGCATGCCATAATTGTAATTTTTGCCATAGTCCAAGGTTTCTTCTTGCTTCAGGGAAAATATCCCATTATAGTTAATTGGGGGAGGACTTAAGGGACCTTCAAACTGAGGGCTGGCACACTCAGGGGAAGTACTTTCATAGAAGGATTCATACGCACTGCAGTAATTGTAGGGTTTCATGGACTTGGAATTATCAAGAGTCCCATGCCCTGGGGGGGTGGCCAGCTCAGGGCTGTGATAGGGTGGGTAGAATGTGGAGTAGGGTGACCTGGTGTGGTGTGCAGCCTCCCCACCCTGACCCATCAGGAAACTCCTGGCGTTGAGCTGTAAGCAGCCTGCCACCAAGTTTGTAGTTGGCTGGGAAAGACCTTTGCATAAGTTTTGGACGAACGTGAGCAGATCTGGTCTCTTGCCAATCCTCAGAATTTCAGAAAGTGCCCAGATGTAGTTTTTGGCCAGCCGTAAAGTTTCTATTTTGGACAGTTTTTGGGTTTTAGAGTAACAGGGGACCACTTTTCGCAAATTGTCCAGAGCGTCATTGAGGCCGTGCATCCGGTTCCTCTCGCGCGCATTGGCTTCCTGTCTCCTGAACTTGACCCTTTCCAGTCGTAGTTTGGTggtcttttttttcctgagacccCTCCTTCTGGGCAAGCCATTTTCATCATCTTCTTCtctatcttcctcctcctcctctttctcggtTTCTTCTCCAGGGGCCCGTTTAATGCTTTTTCCTCGAAGGACAACTTGTTTTGGAAAGCTCTCTGGTTTCTTAATTTGTTTCTGGTCCTCGCATTGTCTAGCAAACTTTCTGCACATCTGGGATTCGGGCATTATGACAGACTCGTCAAACGGTAGTGTTAACATGGTTCTTTAACCTGATTATTTTCTTTACCTATGACCCAATAGAGGCCTTGAAGATGCAGAGAAGTGGAGGCACAAGGCATTttagtgggaaaaaaaacaacagcaaaatttaCTAACTAATGTGGATTGACATGGGAAAGTTGCATGTAACtggtgattatgatgatgatgcaTAAAGTAATGATGATGAAATAGTCATAAGCAATGTGCCCAGTGTTAGAATGTGTGCTCCACAGGCATGAGTTCATTCCATCACATGGTACCTGGGACTTCCCCCACAGGAAAATGAAGGAAACTATGGGTCAGAGACCTAATCTATTCTATCAGAGATGCTCAGGTTTGAAATGGGAAAATCAGAGTTTAGGCAATAGGTCTCTCTGAATACAGATCTCATTTTCCTGACTATGACACCTTACTAAGTTAATGATTAAATAACCCAGCCCGACATGAGGGCACACCTAGGAACTGAGACAGGACTGTGGGTTTACAGCTAacatgggctacacagaaagaccctctCCCAGTCTAATCAAACCAAGCCACATCACATTCGGTAAAATAGAAAAGAACTTAAACTTGAATCTATGTCCAGAGTCCACAAACAATGCCCCTATCAATGTGTTTAGTGAATGAACCTTGTCACTCCATGTTGTCTTTTACGTTGGTATGCACAGGTAGGCGACAGACAGTTGGGAGCAGTGATGACAATTGTCACACCAAAGCCTGGTTGCTGACAGGAGTGGAGGCTGGAATTGTTCattggttccttccttcctcttcattGCCATTGAAATAACAAAGTACCCAAGGTTGgctgcttaaaaataaaaagaggttcATTTAGTGTACTATTCCCGATGCATGCCACTA belongs to Onychomys torridus chromosome 3, mOncTor1.1, whole genome shotgun sequence and includes:
- the Neurod6 gene encoding neurogenic differentiation factor 6, which translates into the protein MLTLPFDESVIMPESQMCRKFARQCEDQKQIKKPESFPKQVVLRGKSIKRAPGEETEKEEEEEDREEDDENGLPRRRGLRKKKTTKLRLERVKFRRQEANARERNRMHGLNDALDNLRKVVPCYSKTQKLSKIETLRLAKNYIWALSEILRIGKRPDLLTFVQNLCKGLSQPTTNLVAGCLQLNARSFLMGQGGEAAHHTRSPYSTFYPPYHSPELATPPGHGTLDNSKSMKPYNYCSAYESFYESTSPECASPQFEGPLSPPPINYNGIFSLKQEETLDYGKNYNYGMHYCAVPPRGPLGQGAMFRLPTDSHFPYDLHLRSQSLTMQDELNAVFHN